Proteins found in one Spirosoma rhododendri genomic segment:
- a CDS encoding DUF5694 domain-containing protein: MILLMKRCSLLTVVLLLLYSLSEAQPLKNPDSFLIKNDPLPAVFLVGSFHFAYYNMDAHTVSKDKQIDVLSPQKQQEMARLVAYIAQFKPTKIVVEARNSAKLGQRYRRYKTGQAALARDEIDQIAFRLGKQFNLDTLYAGDAPAVDDEMLASADSVAFKAYLGRIFEGYDFKSEDTLSRRYMAYFNYETDLTTRLSLLDYFAYTNSTNVLIREYGAYLSGDFTLGTYRGADALALYWYDRNLRIFRNIQRITTSPSDRILVLFGRGHISLLNQLFSATPAYKYIRFNDLPKGGK; this comes from the coding sequence ATGATTCTCCTGATGAAAAGATGCTCATTACTCACAGTCGTTTTACTGCTCCTATACTCGCTCAGTGAAGCACAACCGCTGAAAAATCCGGATTCCTTTCTGATCAAAAACGACCCTTTACCGGCCGTGTTTCTAGTAGGCAGTTTTCATTTCGCTTATTATAACATGGATGCCCATACAGTGTCAAAGGACAAGCAGATTGATGTCTTATCGCCACAGAAACAACAGGAAATGGCCCGGTTAGTGGCTTATATTGCCCAGTTTAAACCGACTAAGATTGTTGTGGAGGCTCGCAATAGTGCCAAACTGGGCCAGCGATACCGGCGCTACAAAACAGGGCAGGCAGCTCTGGCGCGGGATGAGATCGACCAGATCGCCTTTCGCCTGGGTAAGCAATTTAACCTGGATACGCTCTATGCCGGTGACGCTCCGGCTGTTGACGACGAGATGCTGGCCTCAGCCGATTCAGTAGCCTTCAAAGCCTATTTAGGCCGTATCTTCGAGGGATATGACTTCAAAAGTGAAGATACCTTGTCAAGACGGTACATGGCTTATTTTAATTATGAGACCGACCTCACGACACGGCTTTCGCTACTCGACTATTTTGCTTATACTAATTCGACCAACGTACTGATCCGGGAGTATGGAGCCTATTTGAGCGGAGACTTCACGCTAGGTACCTACCGGGGCGCTGACGCGTTGGCATTATATTGGTATGACCGTAATCTGCGAATCTTCCGCAACATTCAACGGATAACTACCTCGCCCAGCGACCGGATTCTCGTACTCTTTGGCCGGGGGCACATCAGCTTATTAAATCAGTTATTTTCAGCCACGCCGGCTTATAAGTATATTCGGTTTAACGACTTACCGAAGGGAGGAAAGTGA
- a CDS encoding PDDEXK nuclease domain-containing protein has product MLPSNTQPAGYIQLLDKLKREIRTTQLRATFAANAELLALYWRIGTIILEQEKRQGWGQKVVDRLVADLKAEFPTMKGMSPRNLRYMKAFAAAYPDHQFGGESILQATPAKLTWYHHTTLLDKVKNLDERLFYMQATVENGWSRDVMVQQIESNYKQRSGRAISNFERTLPEPLSDLAQQSLKNPYLFDFLSLTQKYKERDLEEGLVNHLIQFMLELGKGFAFVGRQYPLEVAGREFVLDLLFYHLKLRSYLVIELKVVEFEPEFVGKLNFYLSAVDDQLRSEFDNPSIGLLICRRHDQLMAEYALRDINKPIGISEYRLMEALPTDLQSTLPSIEEIEERLRQEDDSAEADDSVR; this is encoded by the coding sequence ATGCTTCCATCCAATACCCAACCAGCTGGCTACATCCAACTGCTGGATAAACTCAAACGTGAAATCCGAACCACTCAGTTACGGGCCACTTTTGCCGCCAATGCTGAACTACTGGCACTGTACTGGCGCATCGGCACCATTATCCTCGAGCAGGAAAAACGACAGGGGTGGGGACAGAAAGTTGTCGATCGATTGGTCGCTGATCTAAAAGCGGAGTTTCCTACCATGAAGGGCATGTCGCCCCGCAACTTGCGGTACATGAAGGCCTTTGCGGCCGCTTATCCAGACCACCAGTTTGGCGGAGAGTCAATTTTGCAGGCGACGCCTGCAAAATTGACCTGGTACCACCATACTACCCTGTTGGACAAAGTAAAGAACCTGGATGAACGCTTGTTTTACATGCAGGCAACAGTCGAGAATGGCTGGTCACGGGATGTGATGGTTCAGCAGATTGAGTCGAACTACAAACAACGCTCTGGCCGGGCCATCTCCAACTTTGAGCGAACCCTACCCGAACCCCTATCTGATCTGGCCCAGCAGTCGCTGAAAAACCCCTACCTCTTCGACTTTCTGAGTTTAACCCAGAAGTACAAGGAGCGGGATCTGGAAGAGGGCCTGGTCAATCATCTGATTCAGTTCATGCTCGAGTTGGGCAAAGGCTTTGCCTTTGTGGGGCGTCAGTATCCTCTTGAGGTAGCCGGCCGTGAATTCGTCCTAGATCTATTGTTCTATCACCTGAAGCTTCGTTCCTATCTAGTGATTGAGTTGAAGGTAGTCGAGTTTGAGCCCGAGTTTGTGGGCAAGTTAAACTTCTATCTCTCGGCCGTAGATGATCAATTACGAAGCGAGTTTGATAACCCCAGTATCGGCCTGCTGATCTGCCGTCGTCATGACCAGCTGATGGCCGAATACGCCCTCAGGGACATAAACAAGCCAATCGGCATCAGTGAGTACCGGTTGATGGAGGCCCTACCAACTGACTTGCAAAGCACCTTACCGTCCATAGAAGAGATTGAGGAACGGTTACGTCAAGAAGATGACTCCGCAGAAGCAGACGATAGCGTCAGATGA